The Inediibacterium massiliense genome has a segment encoding these proteins:
- the meaB gene encoding methylmalonyl Co-A mutase-associated GTPase MeaB, whose amino-acid sequence MDLGDRLLKGEKRAVARLITMIENQEKEAIDILKKCYHKTGNAHVIGITGPPGAGKSTLTDKIVKALRREGKTIGVIAIDPTSPFTGGSILGDRVRMNELSIDPGVFIRSMGTRGHLGGLSKATQGAVKILDIYGADYIFIETVGVGQSEVDIAKNADTTLMVMVPGLGDDIQAIKAGIMEIGDVFAINKADRDGAKRTATEIEMMLDFNKSDRRPPVQKVIAIENKGIEELIGHIKEHMNYLKETGKLKEKRMKNSKLEIIDLIQQKMMSMILDQSSKEDMVNQLAQDVALRNIDPYSAGEKILEKMK is encoded by the coding sequence ATGGATTTAGGAGATAGATTGTTAAAAGGGGAAAAAAGAGCAGTTGCAAGATTGATTACAATGATTGAGAATCAGGAAAAAGAAGCAATTGATATTTTGAAAAAATGTTATCATAAGACAGGAAATGCTCATGTGATTGGTATTACAGGACCTCCTGGTGCAGGAAAGAGTACCTTGACAGATAAGATTGTAAAAGCTTTAAGAAGAGAAGGAAAAACAATAGGTGTGATTGCCATAGACCCTACTAGTCCTTTTACAGGAGGATCTATACTAGGAGATCGGGTAAGAATGAATGAATTAAGTATTGATCCAGGTGTTTTTATAAGAAGTATGGGAACAAGGGGACATCTAGGAGGACTTTCTAAGGCTACACAAGGAGCTGTAAAAATATTGGATATTTATGGAGCAGATTACATATTTATTGAAACAGTAGGGGTAGGACAATCTGAAGTAGATATTGCAAAAAATGCAGATACTACGCTTATGGTCATGGTCCCAGGACTTGGAGATGATATTCAGGCTATTAAAGCAGGTATTATGGAAATAGGAGATGTGTTTGCTATTAATAAAGCAGATAGAGATGGAGCAAAAAGAACGGCAACAGAGATTGAAATGATGCTTGATTTTAATAAATCAGATCGAAGACCACCCGTACAAAAGGTCATAGCTATAGAAAATAAGGGGATTGAGGAACTAATTGGACATATCAAAGAACACATGAATTATTTAAAAGAAACAGGAAAACTGAAAGAAAAAAGAATGAAAAATAGCAAATTAGAAATTATTGATTTGATCCAGCAAAAGATGATGAGTATGATCTTAGATCAATCATCTAAAGAAGATATGGTCAATCAATTGGCACAGGATGTTGCCCTAAGAAATATAGATCCATATTCAGCTGGGGAAAAAATATTAGAGAAAATGAAATAG
- a CDS encoding OadG family protein has translation MDKLTLLEKFSDENLIHSLSMGDKLLASIYVMILGMSVTIIALSILWGLIVFMSKALQNKGKERKEEVFVQQEQKINNETNEEELIAVITAAIAASMKTSTHNIVVKNIKRVADPTPAWGRAGRMEQMNRRVLH, from the coding sequence ATGGATAAACTTACTTTATTGGAAAAATTTTCTGATGAAAATTTAATTCATAGTTTGTCTATGGGAGATAAATTATTAGCTTCCATATATGTGATGATTCTAGGAATGAGTGTAACAATTATAGCGTTAAGTATTTTATGGGGGTTGATTGTTTTTATGTCTAAAGCTCTTCAAAACAAAGGAAAAGAAAGAAAAGAAGAAGTATTTGTACAACAAGAACAAAAAATAAATAATGAGACGAACGAAGAAGAATTGATTGCAGTTATTACTGCGGCAATTGCTGCGAGTATGAAAACTTCTACTCACAATATTGTTGTAAAAAATATTAAGAGAGTAGCAGATCCTACACCGGCTTGGGGTAGAGCGGGAAGGATGGAACAAATGAATCGCAGAGTACTTCATTAG
- the mce gene encoding methylmalonyl-CoA epimerase, translated as MKVLRVDHIGVAVKSLDETLKFYQDILGLDLQGTEVVEEQKVKVAFLPVGDTEVELLESTDPDGPIAKFIEKKGAGIQHIAFRVPNIEEAIEELKEKGVRMIDEKPRYGAGGAKIAFCHPKSTNGVLVELSERQ; from the coding sequence ATGAAAGTATTAAGAGTAGATCATATTGGTGTGGCTGTAAAGAGCTTAGATGAAACATTAAAATTTTATCAAGATATCCTAGGTCTTGATTTACAAGGAACAGAAGTAGTAGAAGAACAAAAGGTAAAAGTAGCATTTCTTCCAGTAGGAGATACAGAAGTTGAACTATTAGAATCTACAGACCCAGATGGTCCCATTGCAAAATTTATTGAGAAAAAAGGAGCAGGAATTCAACATATTGCTTTTAGAGTTCCCAATATTGAAGAAGCTATTGAGGAATTAAAAGAAAAAGGAGTTAGAATGATAGATGAAAAGCCAAGATATGGAGCAGGGGGCGCCAAAATTGCATTTTGTCATCCTAAGAGTACAAATGGAGTACTTGTAGAATTAAGTGAAAGACAATAG
- a CDS encoding acyl-CoA mutase large subunit family protein — MFQKEKLDKIRERFTAYEEKVGESIQKRPERKEIFESGSGEVVNRLYTPLDIEDFDYEKDLGMPGSFPYTRGVQPNMYRGRFWTMRMYAGFATAEESNKRYKFLIEQGSMGLSVAFDLPTQIGYDSDHPLAEGEVGKVGVAIDSLADMEILFDGIPLDKVSTSMTINAPASVLLAMYIAVAEKQGVTADKLRGTIQNDILKEYIARGTYIFPTEASMRLITNIFEYCSKEVPQWNTISISGYHIREAGSTAAQEVGFTLADGIAYVEAAIKAGLDVDTFAPRLSFFFNAHNDILEEVSKFRAARRLWARIMKERFGAKKEKSMKLKFHTQTGGSTLTAQQPENNIVRVAIQTLAAVLGGTQSLHTNSKDEALALPTEESVRTALRTQQIVAYESGAADTVDPLAGSYFIEAKTKQIEEEAMEYIRKIDEIGGAPRAIDNGYIQQEIMDAAYNYQKDIENGKRIIVGMNKFQVEEQPPKGLLRVDPVVGELQKKKLEDLRGKRDNNIVKERLEDLRNACQGDNNLMPYILDAVRAYATLGEICGVMREVFGEYQQSVQL; from the coding sequence ATGTTTCAAAAAGAAAAACTAGACAAAATTAGAGAAAGATTCACAGCTTATGAGGAAAAGGTAGGAGAGTCTATACAAAAAAGACCAGAAAGAAAAGAAATATTTGAAAGTGGTTCAGGAGAGGTAGTCAATAGACTATATACTCCTCTAGATATTGAGGATTTTGATTATGAAAAAGATTTAGGAATGCCAGGAAGTTTTCCTTATACAAGGGGTGTTCAACCTAATATGTATAGAGGAAGATTTTGGACTATGCGTATGTATGCAGGTTTTGCTACAGCAGAAGAATCTAATAAACGTTATAAATTCTTAATTGAACAAGGGTCAATGGGACTTTCCGTAGCTTTTGATCTTCCAACTCAAATAGGATATGATTCGGACCATCCATTGGCTGAAGGGGAAGTTGGAAAAGTTGGAGTTGCTATTGATTCTTTAGCAGATATGGAAATTTTATTCGATGGTATTCCATTAGATAAAGTTTCTACTTCTATGACTATTAATGCACCAGCATCTGTGCTTTTGGCTATGTATATTGCAGTTGCTGAAAAACAAGGTGTTACTGCAGATAAATTAAGAGGAACTATCCAAAATGATATTTTAAAAGAGTATATTGCACGTGGAACTTATATTTTCCCAACAGAAGCATCTATGAGGCTTATTACCAATATATTTGAGTATTGCTCAAAGGAAGTGCCACAATGGAACACTATTAGTATTTCAGGATACCACATTAGAGAAGCTGGATCTACTGCTGCACAAGAAGTAGGCTTTACTTTGGCAGATGGAATTGCTTATGTAGAAGCAGCTATTAAAGCAGGACTAGATGTAGATACTTTTGCACCAAGACTATCTTTCTTCTTTAATGCTCATAATGATATTTTAGAAGAAGTTTCAAAATTTAGAGCAGCAAGAAGATTATGGGCAAGAATCATGAAAGAAAGATTTGGAGCGAAAAAAGAAAAATCTATGAAGCTTAAATTTCATACACAAACAGGTGGATCTACTCTTACAGCCCAACAACCAGAAAACAATATTGTACGTGTAGCTATTCAAACATTAGCAGCTGTTTTAGGAGGGACTCAGTCTCTACATACAAATTCTAAGGATGAAGCACTAGCTCTTCCTACTGAAGAATCTGTAAGAACAGCTTTAAGAACACAACAAATTGTAGCTTATGAAAGTGGTGCTGCAGATACGGTAGATCCTTTGGCAGGTTCATATTTTATTGAAGCCAAAACAAAACAAATAGAAGAAGAAGCGATGGAATATATTAGAAAAATAGATGAAATAGGTGGTGCACCTAGAGCCATTGATAATGGATATATTCAGCAAGAGATTATGGATGCTGCTTATAATTATCAAAAAGATATAGAAAATGGAAAAAGAATTATTGTAGGTATGAATAAATTTCAAGTAGAAGAACAGCCACCGAAGGGATTATTAAGAGTAGACCCGGTAGTGGGAGAACTTCAAAAGAAAAAATTAGAAGATTTAAGAGGAAAGAGAGACAATAATATTGTAAAAGAAAGATTAGAAGATTTAAGAAACGCATGTCAAGGAGACAATAATTTAATGCCATATATATTAGATGCAGTAAGAGCATATGCAACATTAGGAGAAATTTGTGGTGTTATGAGAGAAGTTTTTGGGGAATATCAACAAAGCGTGCAATTATAG
- a CDS encoding acetyl-CoA hydrolase/transferase family protein, protein MLERRIRREDLKSKIMSAQEAAMFFKDGMTVATSGFTPAGYPKAVPSALAKRSEEGEKIGITLITGASVGDELDGALTRSGVIQRRFPYQTHKDIRNSINEGSILYQDMHLSHVPQYIDYGFFGEIDIALVEALAITEDGGIIPTMSVGLSPHAIKNAKKVIVEINTSQPMELEGVHDIYIPNKPPHRKPIPIVHPGDRIGTHYIPCDPEKIQAIVITDIKDKVRPLGSIDEDSQKISGYIIDFLEHEVKMNRMPKNLLPLQSGVGSVANAVLGGIVDSKFENLTCYTEVIQDSMFDLIDAGKVTVASGTSFTPSEEGLKRLIKNMKHYAKHCILRPMEISNNPEVARRLGVIAMNTAIEVDIYGHVNSTNIMGSRMMNGIGGSGDFTRNAYLSIFTTVSTAKNGDISSIVPMVSHVDHTEHDVEVIVTEQGIADLRGTSPVERAKKIIKNCAHPNYKDTLMDYLKRAENGKAKHEPHLLDEALSFHHRFLKTGSMKMR, encoded by the coding sequence ATGTTAGAAAGAAGAATTAGAAGAGAAGATTTAAAAAGTAAAATTATGTCTGCACAAGAAGCTGCTATGTTTTTTAAAGATGGAATGACTGTTGCAACAAGTGGATTTACTCCTGCTGGATATCCAAAAGCAGTTCCTTCAGCATTAGCAAAAAGGTCAGAGGAAGGTGAAAAAATAGGTATTACTCTGATTACAGGAGCTTCTGTAGGAGATGAATTGGATGGAGCATTAACAAGATCTGGAGTGATCCAAAGAAGGTTTCCTTATCAAACACATAAAGATATAAGAAATAGTATCAATGAAGGAAGCATTTTGTATCAAGATATGCATCTTAGTCATGTTCCACAATATATAGATTATGGTTTCTTTGGAGAAATTGATATTGCACTGGTAGAAGCTTTGGCTATAACAGAGGATGGAGGAATTATTCCTACCATGTCGGTAGGATTGTCTCCTCATGCTATTAAAAATGCAAAAAAAGTTATTGTAGAAATTAATACAAGCCAACCTATGGAACTAGAAGGAGTACATGATATTTATATTCCAAATAAACCGCCACATAGAAAACCTATTCCTATTGTTCATCCAGGAGATCGTATTGGGACACATTATATTCCATGTGATCCAGAAAAAATTCAAGCTATTGTTATTACAGATATAAAAGATAAAGTAAGACCTCTTGGATCTATTGACGAAGATTCACAAAAAATATCTGGATACATTATAGATTTTTTAGAACATGAAGTAAAAATGAATAGAATGCCTAAAAATTTATTACCATTACAATCAGGAGTAGGATCTGTTGCCAATGCAGTTTTAGGAGGAATAGTAGATTCGAAATTTGAAAATTTAACTTGTTATACAGAAGTTATTCAGGATTCTATGTTTGATTTAATTGATGCTGGAAAAGTAACCGTAGCTTCTGGGACTTCCTTCACTCCATCAGAGGAAGGTTTAAAAAGACTCATTAAAAATATGAAGCATTATGCAAAACATTGTATTTTAAGGCCTATGGAAATTAGCAACAATCCAGAAGTAGCAAGAAGATTAGGTGTGATTGCTATGAATACAGCCATAGAAGTAGACATATATGGACATGTAAATTCTACCAATATCATGGGATCTAGAATGATGAATGGAATAGGAGGATCAGGAGATTTTACAAGAAATGCGTACCTTTCTATATTTACTACAGTCTCTACTGCTAAGAATGGAGATATTTCTTCTATTGTGCCTATGGTGTCTCATGTAGATCATACAGAACATGATGTGGAAGTCATTGTTACAGAACAGGGGATTGCGGATTTAAGAGGAACTTCTCCAGTAGAAAGAGCCAAAAAGATAATAAAAAATTGTGCCCATCCTAATTATAAAGATACCCTTATGGATTACTTAAAAAGAGCAGAGAATGGGAAAGCTAAACATGAACCACATCTATTAGATGAAGCGTTGTCTTTTCATCATAGATTTTTGAAAACAGGTAGTATGAAGATGAGATAA
- the mmdA gene encoding methylmalonyl-CoA decarboxylase subunit alpha gives MANMKIEDLQKRREKIILGGGQKRIEKQHASGKLTARERLNLLFDEGTFVELDAFVKHRCTNFSMEKEEAPGEGVVTGYGMVDGRLVYAFAQDFTVIGGSLGEMHAAKICKVQENALKVGAPVVGLNDSGGARIQEAVDALSGYGKIFYRNTIASGVIPQISAIMGPSAGGAVYSPGITDFIYMVDQTSKMFITGPQVIKTVTGEEVSAEALGGAMTHNTISGVAHFVAVDDEDCIMQIRRLLSFLPSNNMENPPIYETQDDINRIIPELDELLPDHPNKPYDMFDVISRIVDDGDYYEVHPHFAKNIITCFARINGSTVGIIANQPKFLAGCLDINASDKSARFIRFCDAFNIPLLNIVDVPGFLPGTNQEYGGIIRHGAKMLYAYSEATVPKVTLITRKAYGGSYIAMCNKELGADIVLAWPSAEIAVMGPEGAANIIFRNDIKNAENPAEERAKKIQEYTAEFATPYKAAERGYVDDVIEPNATRPRLVDALNMLMSKRETRPAKKHGNIPL, from the coding sequence ATGGCAAATATGAAAATAGAAGATTTACAAAAACGCAGAGAAAAAATAATCCTTGGAGGCGGTCAAAAAAGAATTGAAAAGCAACATGCTTCAGGGAAATTAACAGCAAGAGAGAGATTGAATCTTTTGTTTGATGAAGGAACATTTGTGGAATTAGATGCTTTTGTCAAACATAGATGCACAAATTTCTCAATGGAAAAAGAAGAGGCACCAGGTGAAGGGGTAGTCACTGGATATGGTATGGTAGATGGAAGATTAGTATATGCTTTTGCGCAAGATTTTACGGTGATTGGCGGATCGTTAGGTGAAATGCATGCAGCAAAAATATGTAAGGTACAAGAAAATGCACTAAAGGTAGGTGCGCCTGTAGTAGGTCTGAATGATTCAGGAGGAGCTAGAATTCAAGAAGCAGTAGATGCACTATCAGGATATGGGAAAATATTTTATAGAAATACTATTGCTTCAGGAGTAATTCCTCAAATATCAGCTATTATGGGGCCTTCTGCAGGTGGAGCCGTATATTCTCCAGGAATTACAGATTTTATATATATGGTAGACCAAACAAGTAAAATGTTTATTACGGGACCTCAAGTCATTAAGACAGTGACAGGAGAAGAGGTTTCAGCAGAAGCTTTAGGTGGAGCTATGACTCATAATACAATTAGTGGGGTTGCTCACTTTGTAGCAGTAGATGATGAAGATTGTATTATGCAAATTAGAAGACTTTTAAGCTTCTTACCATCTAATAATATGGAAAATCCTCCGATTTATGAGACGCAAGATGACATCAATAGAATCATTCCAGAACTTGATGAATTGCTTCCAGATCATCCTAATAAACCATATGATATGTTTGATGTGATTTCAAGAATTGTAGATGATGGAGATTACTATGAAGTGCATCCTCATTTTGCAAAAAATATTATTACTTGTTTTGCAAGAATCAATGGAAGTACAGTAGGAATTATTGCAAACCAACCTAAATTCCTAGCAGGATGTTTAGACATTAATGCATCTGATAAATCCGCAAGATTTATAAGATTTTGTGATGCTTTTAATATTCCACTTCTTAATATTGTAGACGTTCCAGGATTTTTGCCAGGAACCAATCAAGAATATGGTGGAATCATAAGACATGGAGCAAAAATGCTTTATGCATATAGTGAAGCTACTGTACCTAAAGTGACGCTTATTACAAGAAAAGCTTATGGAGGATCTTATATTGCTATGTGTAATAAAGAATTAGGAGCAGATATCGTACTGGCATGGCCAAGTGCTGAAATTGCAGTAATGGGACCGGAAGGAGCTGCAAATATTATTTTTAGAAATGATATTAAAAATGCAGAAAATCCTGCTGAGGAAAGAGCTAAAAAAATTCAAGAATATACAGCTGAATTTGCTACTCCTTATAAAGCAGCAGAAAGAGGATATGTAGATGATGTAATTGAACCAAATGCCACAAGACCAAGACTTGTAGATGCACTAAATATGCTTATGTCCAAGAGAGAAACTAGACCAGCAAAAAAACATGGAAATATTCCTCTATAA
- a CDS encoding cobalamin B12-binding domain-containing protein gives MDRPIRVLVAKPGLDGHDRGAKVIARALRDAGMEVIYTGLRQTPEQIVSAAIQEDVECIAMSILSGAHNTLLPKVVELLEQEGVDDILVLGGGVIPDEDIPFLKEKGIKEIFTPGTPTSKTIEFIKNNVRK, from the coding sequence ATGGATAGACCCATTAGAGTATTAGTAGCAAAACCTGGCCTAGATGGGCATGATAGAGGTGCAAAAGTAATTGCAAGAGCTTTAAGAGATGCAGGAATGGAAGTTATTTATACAGGACTTAGACAAACACCAGAACAAATTGTTAGTGCTGCTATTCAAGAGGATGTTGAATGTATTGCCATGAGTATTTTATCTGGAGCTCATAACACACTTCTTCCAAAAGTAGTGGAATTATTAGAACAAGAAGGAGTAGATGATATTTTAGTTTTAGGTGGTGGAGTGATTCCAGATGAGGATATTCCATTTTTAAAAGAGAAAGGAATAAAAGAAATTTTTACTCCAGGTACTCCAACTTCAAAAACAATTGAATTTATAAAAAATAATGTAAGAAAATAA
- a CDS encoding PAS domain-containing sensor histidine kinase, with protein MKSLKIKIPMFIILLVVFTILASSYASYKIFSEQIRKHIVNENERIGNMVSDQVNQYLLDAQNTVEYVAKNATGQSMENIQKHILEVYNSYRWMDVMFFMSVDGKIVYSIPHNDIIYHRDYVKREYYHYIIENKKTYISKVFISSLLNQPHIMIVSPIFKPHSTVMSGMIGGGVPLESIRDIIYKTQKSYDGRIYVIDNDRKILVSPEHEHIGKKVFLQRKIQMNHQTYTLDEIIKKNIKGVGKYEKGLHTVYISFHDIENYEGLVVVERDEAYIGEEIKRIQKELIPWIIMIMITALILSLFIAYTITKPIEKLVIYTRKISKDIKQGLKGFRVTKNNEIGELQLAFYRMSKDLDTKIEDLKTLHKKEQDTRKYLNNILRSAGMGVIVINEEKQIVIFNKTSEDIIGVAGIDVIGEKVERLVSSLYFPDEIFSISQKEKNKIIEKEYKIQNSKKEEVFISMIISSVYNDDGEIIGIVCLMKDVTRIKMLEEQLKREDKLKTIGELSSAIIHEIGNPLAGMTNLLEVLKENMDHEDVREEIIHALIEEVGMLNNIVINYLEFTRMHNNEKVYVNILHIIDSALNILKSEIRYKQIRIMKQFPSQVPLIKVSPSAIRQAIVNIIKNGIQAVDNYGIIQIKVQGVESNNVMISIKDNGNGMDEDVVDKIFNPFFSTKEDGTGLGLSIVHKIIKDNNGNISVKSQKEEGTDFILTFEGGDPTEGTDY; from the coding sequence GTGAAAAGTTTAAAAATAAAAATACCTATGTTCATTATTTTGTTGGTTGTATTTACTATTTTGGCAAGCAGTTATGCATCTTATAAAATATTTTCAGAACAAATCAGAAAACATATTGTGAATGAAAATGAAAGAATCGGTAATATGGTTTCTGATCAAGTCAATCAATATTTACTAGATGCACAAAATACAGTAGAATATGTAGCAAAAAATGCTACAGGACAGAGCATGGAAAATATTCAAAAGCATATTTTAGAAGTTTATAATAGTTATAGATGGATGGATGTTATGTTTTTTATGAGTGTGGATGGTAAAATAGTTTATAGCATTCCTCATAATGATATTATCTATCATAGAGATTATGTAAAAAGAGAATATTATCATTATATTATAGAAAATAAGAAGACATATATTAGTAAAGTCTTTATCAGTAGCCTTCTGAATCAACCTCATATCATGATAGTTTCTCCTATATTTAAACCCCATAGTACCGTTATGAGTGGAATGATAGGAGGAGGAGTTCCGTTAGAATCTATTCGAGATATCATATACAAAACTCAAAAATCCTATGATGGAAGAATTTATGTAATTGATAATGATAGAAAAATATTAGTTAGTCCTGAACATGAGCATATAGGGAAAAAAGTATTTTTACAGAGAAAGATTCAAATGAATCATCAAACATATACTTTGGATGAAATCATAAAAAAGAATATAAAAGGTGTAGGAAAATATGAAAAAGGACTTCATACAGTTTATATTTCTTTTCATGATATTGAAAACTACGAAGGACTTGTAGTAGTTGAAAGAGATGAAGCTTATATTGGGGAAGAAATAAAGCGTATTCAAAAAGAATTGATTCCTTGGATTATTATGATTATGATTACAGCATTAATACTTAGTTTATTTATTGCATATACCATTACAAAACCTATTGAAAAATTAGTAATATACACAAGAAAAATAAGCAAAGATATAAAACAGGGGCTTAAAGGGTTTAGAGTAACAAAAAATAATGAGATAGGAGAATTACAACTTGCTTTTTATAGAATGAGTAAAGATTTAGATACAAAAATAGAAGATTTAAAGACATTGCATAAAAAAGAGCAGGATACTAGAAAGTATTTGAATAATATTTTAAGAAGTGCAGGAATGGGTGTTATTGTAATTAATGAAGAAAAACAAATTGTGATATTTAATAAAACCTCTGAAGATATTATAGGTGTGGCTGGAATCGATGTTATAGGAGAAAAAGTCGAAAGGCTAGTTTCTTCTTTATATTTTCCAGATGAAATATTTAGTATTTCTCAAAAAGAAAAAAATAAAATTATAGAAAAAGAATATAAAATACAAAATAGTAAAAAAGAAGAAGTTTTTATCAGTATGATTATTTCATCTGTATACAATGATGATGGAGAAATCATAGGAATTGTTTGTTTGATGAAAGATGTAACTCGTATAAAAATGTTAGAAGAACAATTAAAAAGAGAAGATAAATTAAAAACCATAGGAGAATTATCTTCTGCCATCATTCATGAAATAGGAAATCCATTAGCAGGAATGACAAATCTTTTAGAAGTATTAAAAGAAAATATGGATCATGAAGATGTAAGAGAAGAAATTATACATGCCCTTATAGAAGAAGTAGGCATGCTTAATAATATTGTAATCAATTATTTAGAGTTTACAAGAATGCATAATAATGAAAAGGTATATGTAAATATATTGCATATTATAGATAGTGCACTTAATATATTAAAATCAGAAATTAGATATAAGCAAATTCGAATTATGAAACAATTTCCATCTCAAGTTCCTTTGATCAAAGTATCTCCTTCTGCCATTCGACAAGCTATTGTAAATATTATTAAAAATGGAATACAAGCTGTTGACAATTATGGGATTATTCAAATCAAAGTACAAGGAGTAGAATCTAACAATGTAATGATTTCAATAAAAGACAATGGAAATGGAATGGATGAAGATGTAGTGGATAAAATATTTAATCCATTTTTCAGTACAAAAGAAGATGGAACAGGATTAGGCCTTTCTATTGTGCATAAAATCATTAAGGACAATAACGGAAATATTTCTGTAAAAAGTCAAAAGGAAGAAGGAACAGACTTTATATTGACCTTTGAAGGAGGAGATCCAACTGAAGGTACTGATTATTGA
- a CDS encoding sigma-54-dependent transcriptional regulator — translation MKEEIQLKVLIIDDEKSIRLSLRVGIEKTGVKIFTAASGEEGMEIFYKEKPNLCIVDINLPGINGIEVLRKIRKQNKDCMVIMITYISEVKLAVEAMKLGANDYFTKPFHIKEITESIENNIKYIQKTRELSDHKENEMEIIGESQWIEYIRQIAYKVGNMTYDTFIFIQGESGTGKDVIAKAIHFNGFRKNKPYVALNCAAIPKNLQESELFGYEKGAFSDAKTQKKGLIEEANEGTLFLDEIGDMDILLQAKLLRVLQEKKFRRVGGVKEIGFRTNVIAATNKDIIQEIKNGNFREDLYYRLNVIPIYTKPLRERKEDIPVLLEFFINQYNKDLNKSIKGMTQEVLNIAKNYDWKGNVRELKNLVERVMIFQEDEWIDVEDLPQNLISCQNMNQNNELNMNLENVEMEAIHSALRKNEWNITKTAETLGISRVTLRRKIEKYSINK, via the coding sequence TTGAAGGAGGAGATCCAACTGAAGGTACTGATTATTGATGATGAAAAAAGTATAAGATTATCTCTAAGAGTAGGCATTGAAAAAACAGGTGTAAAAATTTTTACTGCTGCTTCAGGAGAAGAAGGTATGGAAATTTTCTATAAAGAAAAGCCAAATTTGTGTATTGTGGATATAAATTTACCTGGAATCAATGGAATAGAAGTATTAAGAAAAATTCGAAAACAAAATAAAGATTGTATGGTGATAATGATTACATATATTAGTGAAGTAAAACTTGCAGTAGAAGCCATGAAATTAGGAGCAAATGATTATTTTACAAAGCCATTTCATATTAAAGAAATCACAGAAAGTATAGAAAATAATATAAAATATATACAAAAAACAAGAGAATTATCTGATCATAAAGAAAATGAAATGGAAATTATAGGAGAAAGTCAGTGGATTGAATATATTAGGCAGATTGCTTATAAAGTGGGAAATATGACTTATGATACTTTTATTTTTATTCAAGGAGAAAGTGGTACAGGAAAAGATGTTATTGCAAAGGCGATCCATTTTAATGGGTTTCGAAAAAATAAGCCTTATGTGGCGCTAAATTGTGCAGCTATTCCAAAAAATTTACAAGAGAGCGAATTATTTGGATATGAGAAAGGAGCTTTTTCTGATGCAAAAACTCAAAAAAAGGGACTCATAGAAGAAGCAAATGAAGGAACGTTATTTTTAGATGAAATAGGAGATATGGATATTTTACTCCAAGCAAAACTCTTAAGAGTGTTACAAGAAAAAAAATTTAGAAGAGTGGGTGGAGTAAAAGAGATTGGATTTCGTACAAATGTGATTGCTGCCACAAATAAAGATATTATACAAGAGATAAAAAATGGTAATTTTAGAGAAGATCTTTATTATCGGTTAAATGTCATTCCTATTTACACAAAACCCTTGAGAGAAAGAAAAGAAGATATTCCAGTTTTATTAGAGTTTTTTATCAATCAATACAATAAAGATTTAAATAAAAGTATAAAGGGAATGACACAAGAAGTCTTAAATATTGCAAAGAACTATGATTGGAAAGGAAATGTAAGAGAATTAAAAAATCTTGTGGAAAGAGTCATGATTTTTCAAGAAGATGAGTGGATTGATGTGGAGGATTTACCACAGAATCTAATTAGCTGCCAGAATATGAATCAAAATAATGAATTGAATATGAATCTTGAAAATGTTGAAATGGAAGCTATTCATTCTGCATTAAGAAAAAACGAATGGAATATTACGAAGACGGCAGAAACATTAGGTATATCTCGTGTGACTTTAAGGAGAAAAATTGAAAAATATAGTATAAATAAATAG